A single window of Pyrus communis chromosome 10, drPyrComm1.1, whole genome shotgun sequence DNA harbors:
- the LOC137747534 gene encoding protein SLENDER RICE1-LIKE 1-like, which yields MGPYGSTTCSGVSSSASSSSSSSVTKSPAEIDGYLADAGYKVRASDLRHVAQRLEHLETVMVNSPSDLSQLASDAVLYNPSDIATWVDSLLSEFNHQPLMSLPSDLDFPDGAVINNPAALSGETWTDNSSVISAVPQQNHQLTVVTAMEEDSGIRLVHLLVTCAESVQRGELTFAGSLIETMQALITRVNTSCGIGKVAGYFIDALSRRIFSPQSFGSAAGSTHENELLYHYFYEACPYLKFAHFTANQAILEAFHGHDCVHVIDFNLMHGLQWPALIQALALRPGGPPSLRLTGIGPPSPDGRDSLREIGLRLAELARSVNVRFAFRGVAASRLEDVKPWMLQVSPKEAVAVNSIMQLHRLLGSDPNRNSPIEMMLSWIRNLNPKIVTVVEQEADHNKPGFLDRFTEALYYYSTMFDSLEACAMQPEKTLAEMYIQREICNVVCCEGAARVERHEPLSKWRTRLGQAGFSPLHLGSNAFKQASMLLTLFSAEGYRVEENQGCLTLGWHSSPLIAASAWQVMSMAEATTNHQPVGILNQNNNANHV from the coding sequence ATGGGGCCGTACGGTTCCACCACCTGCTCAGGCGTCAGCAGCAGCGCCagctcctcttcttcttcctccgtcaCCAAATCCCCAGCCGAGATCGATGGCTATTTGGCGGATGCGGGATACAAGGTCCGCGCCTCCGACCTACGACACGTCGCTCAGCGACTCGAGCACCTCGAAACCGTCATGGTCAACTCTCCCAGCGACCTCTCCCAGCTCGCCTCCGACGCCGTCCTCTACAACCCCTCCGACATCGCCACCTGGGTCGACTCCCTCCTCTCCGAGTTCAACCACCAGCCCCTCATGTCCCTCCCATCCGATCTCGACTTCCCCGACGGCGCCGTAATCAATAACCCCGCCGCCCTCTCCGGCGAAACATGGACCGACAACTCCTCCGTCATCTCCGCCGTGCCGCAGCAGAACCACCAGCTCACCGTCGTCACCGCCATGGAGGAAGATTCGGGGATTAGGCTGGTTCACTTGCTCGTCACGTGCGCCGAATCCGTCCAACGTGGCGAACTCACATTTGCCGGCTCCCTGATCGAGACCATGCAGGCTCTGATTACACGTGTGAACACCAGCTGCGGCATCGGGAAGGTCGCGGGATACTTCATCGACGCCCTCAGCCGCCGAATCTTCTCGCCGCAGAGCTTCGGCTCCGCTGCCGGCTCGACTCACGAGAACGAGCTGCTCTACCACTACTTCTACGAAGCCTGCCCCTACCTCAAATTCGCGCATTTCACGGCCAATCAGGCCATCCTGGAAGCATTCCACGGTCACGATTGTGTCCACGTCATCGACTTCAACTTAATGCACGGCTTACAATGGCCCGCGCTTATTCAGGCCCTTGCTCTCCGCCCGGGCGGGCCTCCCTCGCTTCGGTTGACCGGCATTGGACCACCGTCCCCAGACGGCCGCGACTCGCTGAGAGAAATCGGGCTCCGACTTGCCGAGTTGGCCCGGTCCGTGAACGTCCGCTTCGCCTTCCGCGGCGTGGCGGCTTCGCGGCTCGAGGACGTGAAGCCGTGGATGCTCCAGGTGAGCCCGAAAGAGGCGGTGGCGGTGAATTCGATCATGCAGCTGCACCGGCTGCTCGGATCTGACCCGAACCGGAATTCCCCAATCGAGATGATGCTGTCCTGGATCCGGAACCTCAACCCGAAGATCGTGACGGTTGTGGAGCAGGAAGCGGACCATAACAAACCTGGTTTCCTGGACCGGTTCACGGAAGCGCTGTACTACTACTCCACCATGTTCGACTCGCTGGAGGCTTGCGCGATGCAGCCGGAGAAGACGTTGGCGGAAATGTACATACAGAGGGAGATATGCAACGTTGTGTGCTGCGAGGGAGCGGCTCGAGTTGAGAGGCATGAGCCGCTGAGCAAGTGGCGAACCCGGCTCGGGCAAGCCGGGTTCAGCCCGCTGCATTTGGGGTCGAATGCGTTTAAGCAGGCGAGTATGCTTCTTACTCTTTTCTCGGCTGAAGGGTACCGCGTGGAGGAGAATCAAGGCTGCCTCACTCTCGGGTGGCACAGCAGCCCTCTCATCGCGGCTTCGGCCTGGCAAGTAATGTCTATGGCCGAAGCCACAACCAACCACCAACCAGTTGGGATTCTTAATCAGAATAATAATGCCAATCATGTCTAA
- the LOC137748434 gene encoding glycine-rich RNA-binding protein RZ1B-like, with translation MGRPKGRKSGSKVQKARPSKSSAERKEFRTRRLREMTIDDESSVYVGGLPYDATEETVRRVFELYGNVIAVKIINDASTRGKCYGFVTFRNPRSAILAINEMDGRTVDGRVIRVNEVRSRGRRLSFGRERESFRWNAERGRNWDRGRYHERDFDRESDRYKDRYSDRSGERDRDRSLEDDGEERDRRYERGHDYDHVGNHFLDRDHDQDRDVEDNQQGQSRNRDQGWERDGALESERDREMDKTKSHDSISDKDRDDQSRRWNGSSTVDRQSRDLISHPSDDYNVQVKEQLERSMQRFEEIKNETIQMEESLEEKEKLVLDLQKKSKKLEDALINAKKNSSHQKLKLTKLHKSFMQVKDYTERLKICEHELQSLVDTELLEHGSDDVGLGDEILTIGDA, from the exons ATGGGCAGGCCCAAAGGGAGGAAGTCCGGGTCCAAAGTCCAAAAGGCGCGTCCTTCTAAGAGCTCTGCTGAAAGAAAAGAATTTAGAACTCGAAGACTGAGAGAGATGACGATAGACGACGAGAGCTCCGTCTACGTCGGTGGCCTTCCGTACGACGCCACCGAGGAAACCGTCCGCAGAGTCTTCGAGCTGTACGGAAACGTCATTGCGGTTAAG ATTATCAACGACGCTTCGACGCGCGGAAAATGCTATGGCTTTGTCACTTTCAGGAATCCCCGGTCAGCGATTCTCGCCATCAATGAGATGGATGGGAGG ACTGTTGATGGAAGAGTGATCAGAGTAAATGAAGTGAGGAGTAGAGGTAGAAGATTGAGTtttgggagagagagggagagtttcCGGTGGAATGCTGAGAGGGGGAGGAATTGGGATAGGGGTAGATACCATGAGAGGGATTTTGATCGGGAGAGTGACCGGTATAAGGATAGATACAGTGATCGGTCGGGAGAGCGTGACCGTGACAGGTCCCTTGAGGATGATGGTGAAGAGAGGGACAGACGGTATGAGAGGGGACACGATTATGATCATGTAGGGAACCATTTTTTGGATAGAGATCATGATCAGGACAGGGATGTGGAAGATAACCAGCAAGGACAGAGCAGGAACCGCGATCAGGGTTGGGAAAGAGATGGAGCTTTGGAGTCTGAACGAGATAGGGAGATGGACAAAACCAAAAGCCATGATAGCATCAGTGACAAGGATAGGGATGACCAGTCAAGGAGATGGAACGG TTCAAGTACTGTTGACCGACAAAGTCGGGACCTCATATCTCATCCAAGTGATGATTACAATGTTCAG GTAAAAGAACAGCTTGAGAGATCCATGCAAAGgtttgaagaaataaaaaatgag ACTATTCAGATGGAGGAGAGCTTAGAGGAGAAAGAGAAACTTGTTTTGGATTTACAGAAGAAATCTAAG AAATTGGAGGATGCCTTGATAAATGCAAAGAAGAACTCTTCACACCAGAAGTTGAAGCTAACCAAG CTACATAAATCCTTTATGCAAGTAAAAGATTACACTGAAAGACTTAAAATCTGTGAACACGAACTTCAG TCGCTCGTCGATACAGAATTATTGGAACATGGTAGTGATGATGTTGGCTTAGGGGATGAAATCTTGACAATTGGTGATGCATGA